The Episyrphus balteatus chromosome 4, idEpiBalt1.1, whole genome shotgun sequence genome includes a window with the following:
- the LOC129918836 gene encoding solute carrier family 15 member 1 isoform X2: MLHIFNFFGQFCPIIGAILADSYLGNTRTISWFYYVYAVGWIFLIITSLPTIGISIYFLVSLSLLLISIGNGSVRACITSLGALQFKIPQQSHLLTEYFSLYYFVYYFGIFLSKILPPMVRANTTCFNVNGCYPAVFGTLAASFLASWIFFTIGKIYYKPEKLSDENILVKFYGCIKVALVKKWKTGSSPKAHWLHHAIGRYDESFVYDVSKVIKISKLFIPLPIYFALLAQQDSSWTFQASQMNTTIWGVTLQADQAKAMGPVLLFIFIPLWQYILGPILKHFDLEMNPLQSVTLGGVCSAFAFVAAGVLQETIYTEPYKSISIAWQVPQFALLMMGELFLSIPGLHFAFTQAPLSMKSVVTAAWFLNNAFGNLLVVIITELDILQSQSAGYFFYGVLMIVCTIVFGLLAYDYLLDDRAQWEDDLRGSNTTAASNQLATNLSSDSLVNENM, translated from the exons ATGCTgcatattttcaactttttcggCCAATTTTGTCCCATTATCGGAGCAATATTAGCTGATAGCTATCTGGGAAATACTCGAACAATATCCTGGTTCTATTATGTCTATGCAGTTGGTTGGATATTCCTCATCATAACATCATTACCAACAATTGGAATTTCTATATA TTTCCTTGTGTCCCTATCACTTTTACTTATATCAATTGGTAATGGATCAGTTCGAGCATGTATCACATCATTGGGAGCATTACAATTCAAAATACCTCAACAGAGTCATCTTCTAACCGAATATTTCTCattgtattattttgtttattattttggtatatttttaagtaaaattttacCACCGATGGTGAGAGCAAATACCACATGTTTCAATGTAAATGGATGTTATCCAGCTGTATTTGGAACTTTAGCTGCGTCTTTCTTAGCATCATGGA TTTTCTTTACAATTGGTAAGATATACTACAAACCCGAGAAGCTCTCTGATGAGAATATTCTTGTAAAGTTTTATGGCTGCATAAAGGTGGCATTGGTTAAGAAATGGAAGACTGGAAGTTCGCCAAAGGCTCATTGGTTACATCATGCAATTGGTCGTTATGATGAATCATTTGTCTATGATGTTTCGAAAGTGATAAAG ATCTCTAAACTCTTCATTCCACTGCCAATATACTTTGCTCTTCTGGCACAACAAGACTCAAGTTGGACTTTTCAAGCTTCACAAATGAACACCACAATTTGGGGTGTAACTTTGCAAGCTGACCAAGCCAAAGCAATGGGACcagtattattatttatttttataccccTTTGGCAGTATATTTTGGGTCCGATATTGAAACATTTTGATTTGGAAATGAATCCTTTGCAAAGTGTTACATTGGGTGGAGTTTGTTCGGCGTTTGCGTTTGTAGCTGCAGGTGTTTTGCAGGAAACAATTTAT ACAGAACCTTATAAATCTATAAGCATTGCGTGGCAGGTGCCCCAATTTGCTCTATTAATGATGGGAGAACTGTTTCTGTCGATTCCTGGACTGCATTTTGCATTTACTCaa GCTCCTTTGTCAATGAAGTCGGTTGTGACAGCAGCTTGGTTTCTAAATAACGCTTTTGGTAACCTTTTGGTGGTCATAATAACCGAGCTTGATATATTACAATCACAG AGTGCTGGATATTTCTTTTACGGTGTTTTAATGATCGTATGCACAATTGTATTCGGTCTATTAGCATATGACTACCTACTCGACGATCGAGCTCAATGGGAAGATGATTTAAGAGGGAGTAACACTACCGCAGCTAGTAATCAATTGGCAACTAATTTAAGTAGTGATAGTTTAGTTAATGAAAATatgtaa
- the LOC129918045 gene encoding nucleoside diphosphate kinase 7, giving the protein MTYSSKDESHSTNINRLSFTAEWYQEEAGIVRLFLIYFYPSDQSLEVFEHKSKKTFLRRTRMPEITVKDFFIGSNICVFGRQFDIVGFGDEMTKNSLAKFRTRTFMLLKPSITHQLGVILTYILESDARISEGMMVKFTPDTARAFVGDENRGDDSRITLMNDLLTGQSVGFVVIADNILNQLKACQDQSKESFNSDVYPSLRKLFEEENFRRGIYCSPTEADANRDIGFFFNQMNVSSLEISLQNTTLAVIKPHAIKEANLGHIISEIVNRGFKINVLKMQILERVNCEEFYEVYRGILPEYIPMVAELASGVCMALEIGSKDESLDTYKEFREFCGPMDPEVAKLLRPNSLRAKFGTSKVKNAIHCTDLKEDTVLEIQYFFKILTES; this is encoded by the exons ATGACT tattcaTCTAAAGACGAATCCCATTCGACTAACATCAATCGTTTATCTTTTACTGCAGAATGGTATCAAGAAGAAGCCGGAATTgttcgtttatttttaatatatttttatccaAGTGATCAATCTCTGGAAGTG TTTGAACACAAATCCAAGAAGACTTTTCTACGACGAACTCGAATGCCAGAAATAACTGTGAAGGATTTCTTTATTGGTTCGAATATTTGTGTTTTTGGCAGACAATTCGATATTGTTGGTTTTGGTGATGAAATGACAAAGAATAGTTTGGCCAAATTTCGAACTAG AACATTTATGTTATTGAAACCTTCAATCACTCACCAATTGGGAGTAATCTTGACATATATTTTGGAAAGTGATGCTCGTATTAGTGAAGGTATGATGGTAAAATTTACACCAGACACTGCTCGAGCTTTTGTGGGCGATGAAAATAGGGGAGACGATAGTAGAAT AACACTTATGAATGACCTTCTGACAGGACAATCTGTAGGATTTGTAGTAATTGCTGATAATATTCTAAATCAATTGAAAGCTTGCCAAGATCAGTCAAAGGAATCTTTCAATTCAGATGTTTATCCATCGTTGAGGAAATTATTTGAAGAAGAAAACTTTCGACGAGGAATTTATTGTTCACCAACAGAGGCCGATGCAAATAGA GATATAGGATTTTTCTTCAATCAAATGAATGTTTCGAGTTTAGAAATTTCATTACAAAATACAACACTTGCTGTGATAAAACCGCATGCTATAAAAGAAG CTAATTTGGGACACATCATTTCTGAAATTGTAAATCGAGGattcaaaataaatgttttaaaaatgcaaattttagaACGTGTTAACTGTGAAGAATTTTATGAAGTTTATCGAGGGATATTACCTGAATACATT cCAATGGTAGCCGAATTGGCTAGTGGAGTTTGTATGGCACTAGAAATTGGCAGCAAAGATGAATCTCTAGATACATATAAGGAATTTCGAGAATTTTGTGGACCAATGGATCCA GAAGTGGCCAAACTTCTTCGTCCAAATTCACTTCGAGCTAAATTTGGAACAAGCAAAGTAAAAAATGCAATCCACTGTACCGATCTCAAAGAAGACACCGTCTtagaaattcaatattttttcaaaattctaactGAATCATAA
- the LOC129918768 gene encoding ER membrane protein complex subunit 3 has translation MTELLIDPNIRVWVFLPIIVITFLVGIIRHYISILISSQKQVELSQIQDSQAMIRARLLRENGKYLTEYSYAMRKSFFNHEEYGYFKAPKPVAANPTNPTAMLSEMVKGNFTNVLPMVIIGGWINWMFSGFVTTKVPFPLTLRFKPMLQRGVELASLDAAWVSSASWYFLNVFGLRSIYSLVLGENNQADQTQFTQNQMSGAAMAMPPDPKNAFKAEWEALEICEYRNALKDVEMDLMIRIAGERPKE, from the coding sequence atgaCTGAACTTCTAATCGATCCAAATATTCGAGTATGGGTATTTTTACCCATAATTGTGATAACATTCCTTGTCGGAATTATCCGCCATTACATATCCATTTTAATATCTAGCCAAAAACAAGTCGAATTGAGTCAAATTCAAGACAGTCAAGCAATGATACGGGCTCGTTTGCTAAGAGAAAATGGCAAATACTTGACCGAATATTCTTATGCCATGCGTAAGAGTTTCTTCAATCACGAAGAATATGGTTATTTTAAAGCACCCAAGCCAGTGGCAGCAAATCCAACTAATCCCACAGCAATGCTTTCGGAAATGGTTAAGGGAAATTTCACAAATGTCCTGCCAATGGTCATTATTGGTGGTTGGATTAATTGGATGTTCTCTGGCTTCGTTACGACCAAAGTTCCATTCCCATTGACTTTGCGTTTTAAACCAATGTTGCAACGTGGCGTTGAATTGGCTTCATTGGATGCTGCTTGGGTTTCGTCGGCTTCGTGGTATTTCTTGAATGTCTTTGGTTTGAGAAGCATTTATTCGTTGGTTTTGGGTGAGAATAATCAAGCCGATCAGACACAATTCACTCAGAATCAAATGTCTGGTGCTGCTATGGCAATGCCACCAGATCCAAAGAATGCTTTCAAGGCGGAGTGGGAAGCCTTGGAGATTTGTGAATATAGAAATGCTTTGAAGGATGTTGAAATGGATTTGATGATTCGCATTGCGGGAGAACGGCCGAAGGAGTAG